From the genome of Bos indicus x Bos taurus breed Angus x Brahman F1 hybrid chromosome 19, Bos_hybrid_MaternalHap_v2.0, whole genome shotgun sequence:
aagtgcagagtcctaaccattggacctccagggaattccttgttCCTCTCTTTCTGCTAAGTTGTTCATTGTACAAACAGAATGACCTGAGGTCCCCTCAGTACcactttcttgctgctgctgctaagtcgcttcagttgtgtccgactctgtgcgaccccagagacggcagcccaccaggctccgctgtccctaggattctccaggcaagaacactagagtgggttgccatttccttctccaatgcatgaagtgaaaagtgaaagtgaagtcgctcagtcatgtccaactcctagcgaccccatggactgcagcctaccaggctcctctgtcatgggattttccaggcaagagtactggagtggggtgccatcaccttctccaccaCTTTCTTAGATCACAGCAATGAACCCAGTTTAAATCATAGATTCCTTTTGTCATATCAACAAGTACATCCAAAGTTTGTGCTTTGTGAATTTCATGTGGTTTTCTTAAGATGGCAACTAATCCTTTTTCAAGTTGGAGGGGTGACTCAGTGGGAGAGCAATTGGTTAGGAAGGAGAGAAACCATGGTTGAGGGGTGGTCTCTAGCAAAGGCAGCAACCTCATGCTCTGAAGTAAAGGGGCCGGTTGGCTCAGTGATCACCAACAGCAAAGACtgcaatccctggccaggaaggGATGGCCATGGTGGGTGCTAGAGGGCTTATGACAGGGAAATTGGCAGAACTGGGAGGGAATGGTGCAGTGGGGTGACCCCAGAGTGGACTCTTACTGTCACCCATCCATCTAAACACCCTAGCTGCACGCTGCAAGCAGGTGTGGGTAGGGAGTCCCAGTGGGCTATAAATTGCCATATCTCAATGAAATGGAGGAAATCCTTTATGCATGGCTCAGTCCCTATGAAGACTGTCTGCGCACTGTAGTTACATTTTCAAATCGAGTTAAGCCAGCCCCTACAAAGACAGAAGGTCACACTGAACTCTGGGGGCTGGGCTCCATTAGTGGGAGCCAAGGGCAAAGATAGCCACATCAAGAGCCAGCTGAGTGGATGAAAGACGTGCCACCTCTGCATTGTGACTCCCTGCAACATGCCTCATTATGACCGAGCCCCCTCACCTGCTGGTAGGTATCCCAGGTCCCACCATGAGTGCAGTGTGGGTCAGggctggtgggggggggggggcgggtggccCAGGTGGCCCTAGGACCCCCCCACCATGGAAAATCAGCTCTGGTCTGACAACCTGGGGTGCTGCCATCAACACCAAGAAAGTACCCAGGATGTGGAGGActtcctgctcctgctgctggggCTTGTCATTCTTGTCAACATCGGGATCAACGTAGCAACTATGGTCAGTGATGGTTGGGGACACCCTGGGGGTGAAGAGGGCTGAGGGTGGGAGCCAGCAGCTGGCACTTGCGCCTGCAGAAATGGTCTTGGCTGGGGTGGGCTTGGAGTGGTGAGTAGGGAGAGCCTGGCCTTCATTCCCACtccacccaccccactccacccctagATGTGGCACAGGCTCCAGAATGTCTTAGACAACAGCATCTGTTGGATTAATCAGAAAAGTAAGTATGGAAGACAGGTAGGGGGCATCTGGCCCCTGCCACTCCCAAGACACCAGAAACCCAGGTCCCAATCGTTCCCTGACCCTGAAATCTTCTGACAGTTGCCAGGCCCTCACAGACTCTCTTGCCTCTCCTAGATGAAATCTTGCAGGCTTGTGAAAGTTCCCCCAAATATCCTCCAGCCAAGGCCAAAGACGTCCACATCCACTGTACCCTGGACCCTGTAGAAGTGAAGATGGCCAGGCCCACTcactgctcctcttcctcctaccGCCGCCCCCACAGCCGAAGCCGCAGCCGAAGCCACAGCCGCCGCCCTCACCGCCACCAACCTCGCCGCCAGGGCCACAGCCGAAGCCGCCCCTGCAGCCACCAGCGGAGGTCGAAGAACCGCAAACAATTCCCCTACAGTTGCTCGGTCTTCGGTAGGCCACGTCACAGCCACAAGATGTCACAGCTGCGGGCGAGGCCCTCCTTTGATCGGGAGGACCTGGACTCCTACCTGGAGGAGGACGAAGACCTTGCCTTCCCACTCCCCAAGTACCCGAgggggggctggggagggctcTACCAACGGATGGGCCTGCCCTCCAGCGTGGGGCTCTGGGGCCGCCAGGGTGGGATCCTGGCCAGCCTGCCGCCACCTTCTCTCTACCTGTCACCTGAGCTGCGCCGCCTGCCCAAGCGTGTGGAGGCCAAGTCTGAGCTCAGGCTGCAGTCCTTTGGGCCCCTCTGCTCACCATCCCACACCTGGGGCAATGTGGAGGTTGACCAGTGGACCTCGTCTCCACCGCCCCCCCGACGGCTGCCCCCCAACCCCTCATGGGTCCCTGCAGGGCACAGCCCTTACCCCTCAAGGGGCCAGCTCCTGTATGACAACTGGGATCAGCGGCGACGTGGTCTGGAGGCTTCTGAGCCTCCCTCCGCCCTGTTGACCCGGGGCTCCCGGCCCGAAGCCCGAGAGCACTACTCCCCACAGGTCTACCGACGGAGCCTCATCGGCCATGCTCACGGCCAGCCCAACCGCAGCCCCAACCCCTCCACGGGACACTTGAACTACTCCCGGGATCCGCATGAGGTCCGGCGCCGGGCAGCCGAGTGGACCGAGACACTGCCCACTAGGCACCCTCTGACCACCTCCACCTCCCTCACTGTGCTGGGCGAGGCCTCGTACCAGCGGGCCCCGGCTCCCAGCTCAGCTCTGCTCCTCcgctcctcccagcccctgcccgAAGTCCAGGCTACAGAGCCGCCCCAGCCCACCTTTATGCCACTCAGCCGGAACCCAGGGGGCAATGCCAGCTACCAGGTGTACGACAGCCTGGAGCTGAAGCGGCAGGTGCAGGAGAGCAGGGCGCGAGCCAACTCGCTGCCACCTTCCAACTCGGCCTCCAGGCCCTCTCTGCATAGAAGCCGGACTGGGAAAATTCATTGACCGGCAGCcagtgggggcggtggggggcagggcatggagaagggaataaagATCAAGAGTCCAGGAAACGCTGGTGGTCTGTGGCTTGGAAGCACCGCTCCTTCAGCCTGGGTCCCTGCCCTTGGCTTCCTGAAGCCAGTGTCTCCTTCTTGGCCTGAGGGTGCCTTTGGCTTAGTGGCCACAGTCCTGCCAGCAGGCCCCTCCTGGGCTTATATTATGAACGAAGTAGATTTGCAGGTGCAGACTCCAAACCACTGGTCTCTGGGCACCTACTGTGTTCTCAGCTGTCCCTGTCCCCAAAGCTCATATAAGAAGCTGCTTCCGAAGTGGGAGGGTCCCCATCTGAACAGATCCAAGTCCACACCCAGTGAAGGGCATGAAGAAGGCCAAGGCTCTGGACTCCAGCCAGGCCTTCCCCAGGGTTCTGATGCCAGGGGTCTTCCTTGTCTCAGGAGAGGCCAAGGAGATGGAATGTGTGGTTTGAATGAGTGACTCATTGGGCTGTGAGGGAAGGATTGATGGCTTGAGGAGAGGTGTGCTGGCCTCTGGGGCCCTGTTTGACTGTCCAGGCTCAGGCTGCCTGACCCCAGTTACCAGGGAATGCCACTCTTGGCCCTCTTTATTCTCCTCCTCCCTCATTGtgaccccacccacctccccattATGACGCagtccttctccccctcccccaccagaggAGTCTGGCTCCTAGTGAGTATGTGGGGGCCAGGGGGCCCAGGTAGCCCTGGGACCCCCAGCCATGGGTGAGCGAAGCTACCACGGAGCCCAAGCGTGCTCTGGCACCAACCCCAGAAAGTGCCAGGACCTAGGAGACTCAATTCTTCTGATCCTGGGCAGCTTCATCTTGCTCAACGTGGGGATCAATGTGGTGACTCTGGTCAGGGCAGGATCTGGGCAGCAGTGTTGGGGGAgccttggggtctcaaaggggCTTAGGTGGGAGGGCTGTTGGGGTGTGGCCAGACAAGGATTGGACTTCAGGGCTCACCCTGCTCCCGGACTCTcccctcctctgcttccctcaGCTCTGGAAACACCTGAAGAACTCCTTGCGGACTCTTTTCCGTCATTTTTTCCCCAGAGGTGAGTGGGCCCCGGCGTGGGCTCCGGGGACATGGACCTGTTCCCTTTCTTCTATCCCCGTCCCCACCCTTAGCCAATCAGGGACCCAGGCTTGGTCACATCTCGCCTCTCCCTGCAGACAAGCAATCCAGCTATGCAGGCGGCCATCCCATGTGCGTGCGTTGCTCCGTGGATCCCAAGAACCCGTGCTCAAGAGTTCCGCCCCGCTTCCACCGCCGCCCAAGCTTCCTGCTCGGGCACCCTAACCACCTGGACTCCTGGATACCAGACACGAACGATGAGAAGGCTTCTAAGTGTTGCTGGATGTCGCCTCAGTGTGGACATGTCGGGGCTCCCGTGGAGGTGCCATGGGGACTGTGGAAGGAGGGGCTGATGGGAGCTGGGGAGGACCCTCAGATCACAGCCTTAAAGGCCCAAGCCACCTTCTACTCTAAGCCGGAGACATCTTCCAAGTTCCGTAGGATGAGCAAGGTGGACATGGTTCCACTGCGCCTGCCCCAAGAGAGCAAGACTAAGACCCCAGACCATGACCCAGCCCAGGCCCAGACCCACTCCCCGGTCCAGTCTCCTGGGCATGCTCCTACCAAGGCCCAGAccttctccccagcccacccccctgAGCCCACCCCAGCCCAGACCCAGACCCACACCCCCATTTATCCCCCTGAGCATGCCCCACCTCAGGCCGAGACTGACTCCCTAGCCCTTGGCCCTGAGCACAACTCTGCCCAGGTCTGTGGTCCAGAGCACACCTCAGCCTATACCCTGGACCTGGCCCCCTCACAGGGCCCAGCCCAGTGCGAGGGCCACACGCTTACCCACACGCTGACCCATGCTCATCTAACCTATACCCATGCCCAAACTCTGATCCCTCCCCCAGCTTCTGCCCCAGTCCCTCCCTCAGCTTCTGCCCCAGTCCCTCCCCCAGCTTCTGCCCCAGTCCCTCCCCCAGCTTCTGCCCcagtccctcccccagcccctcccccagcttctgTTCCAGTCCCTCCCCCAACTTCTGCCCCAGCCCTTCCCCCAACttctgccccagcccctcccccaacttctgttccagcccctcccccatcttCTGCTCCAATCCCTCCCCCAGCTTCTGCCCAGGCTGCTACTTCTGCTCCAGCCCCTACACCAGCCCCTGTCCCCATGTCTGCCACAACCGCTGTCCCTGCACTGGTCATGGCCCTGCCGACCACTCCAGTCCCTTCCACACCCACTTCCTCCATCCTAACTTCTATTCCCTCTACTTTGTCTGCCTTCAGCCAAGGCCTCTCCACTGGCCATGTGGTTTATGATGCCCGCAGGGTAAAGCAGAACTTATTCCATGTACGTGCCCCTCAGAACTCTGGGTATTCCATAAAGGACTTAGGTACACTCTCCAGGCTCCAAGAGGGGCATGGCCTGGTAAGCTCTGGTACAGCTGAGCAAACATTGAAGCAAAGTAGTGAGGACAGTGCCAAGCCCTTCACAGGATCCATATTGGGTTACCTGGAGTTGGGGAACATGGAATGGAAGCTTTCAAATGATGTCAAGGATGAATCTGTGCAGCCCAAGACCTTCCCTTACTGCAGTTTCCACCCTTACAGCTCTGAGAAGCAAAACACGGACTCCCAGACTCCAGTCTACCCCAAATTCCTGGTGTACTCCAAAGATGCTACCCCTTATCAACCTTGCTTCCATGTTCCAACCAGTACCCAGAACTCAATGAGTACTGTGCCTCCACCCTGcactctttctctgcctctcatTTCTCCCAGATCCTTTGTTGTTCATCAACACAGCAACCACCAGAAGCCCTCCACCTTAGTACAGACCCCCAAATTTCCCCCAACCTCCAAGTCTCCTCAGTCTGTCCTCTCTTCCCAGGGTCCCATCCCTCCCCAGTTCTCCACTACTTCCCAAACCCAAAACCAGCCCCAGCCCCCTGAACTTCATGAGAATCTAGGCCTCAACCAAGACCATGGTCTCCAGAAGATCCCAGGCCCTTCAGAAGACACTAGAGTTCCCAGAAAGCCAGAGCTTACCCTGAATCCAAACCTCCACATGAACCCAGGCTTTACTCAAGACCCAGGCTTCCATAAGAGCCCAGGCCTTGCTCAAAATCCAGGCCTCCACAAGTGTCCAGTCTTTACCCAAGACTCAGGCCTCCACAAGAGCCCAGGCCTTGTTCAAAATCCAGGCCTCCACAAGAGCCCTGGCTTTACCCAAGACCCAGGCCTCCACAAGAGCCCAGGCTTTACCCAAGACCCAGGCCTCCACAAGAGCCCAGGCTTTACCCAAGACCCAGGCCTCCACAAGAGCCCAGGCTTTACCCAAGACCCAGGCCTCCACAAGAGCCCAGGCTTTACCCAAGACCCAGGCCTCCACAAGAGCCCAGGCTTTACCCAAGACCCAGGCCTCCACAAGAGCCCAGGCTTTACCCAAGACCCAGGCCTCCACAAGAGCCCAGGCTTTACCCAAGACCCAGGCCTCCACAAGAGCCCAGGCTTTACTCAAGACCCAGGCCTCCACATGAGCCCAGGCTTTACTCAAGACCCAGGCCTCCACAAGAGCCCAGGCCTTGCTCAAGACCCAGGCCTCCACAAGAGCCCAGGCTTTACCCAAGATCCTTATCTCTGCAAGAATCCAAGCCTTTCCCAAGACTCTGACTTTCACAAGGATTCAGTCATTACACAAGATTCTTGCTCCCAGAGTTTAAGTTCTACTCAAGAGGGAAGTTTCTTTAGAAGCCCATATCTCACCCAACCTTCTGGTCTCCACAAGATCACACCATTTCTTCAAACTTCTGACATTCAGAGGAGCTCAGGCTTTAGGCATGACTCTGGAGTCTGTAGAAATCTAGAACAAAACTTCTATAGAAGTCAAGAGCTCTCCCAAAAAACTGGCCTCCATAGTATCCCACACCCTTCTCAAGATTCTGGATGTTACAAGAGTAGAGGTAATGCCCAAGATccaggagtgtccaggagtctagGCTTTACCCAAGATTCTGAACCACAGAAGAGTCCATGCTTTGTCCAAGACCCTGGAGTCAAACAGAACTCAGGCCTTACCCAGGAATCTGGTCCCCATAAGAACCCAGGCTTTGTGCAAACCCCTGGCCTCTATAAGGACTCAGGAGACTACAACAATCCAGGCCTTACTCAAGATTCTGGagtttacaagagccaagacctTACTCAAGATTCTGACCTCCATAAGAATCTGGGCCTTACCCATGTCACCGAAGTCAAAAGATGTGATGTTCCCCAAGATGCGAAACTTCACAGGAGCCCAGAACATTGCTACAACCCTAACCTCCACAAGTACCCAGGAGTTATTCAACATCCTGGCCCCCAGAAGGGTCCAGCCCTTACTCAAGACTCTGGCTTCTCCAAGACTCAGGACTTTATCAAGGGATCAGGCCTCCAAGAGGACTCGCACTTTGTCCCCAATCCTGTCCTCCACAAGAACCCTCTGGGAACTGACTGTGTCCAA
Proteins encoded in this window:
- the SPEM3 gene encoding uncharacterized protein SPEM3; the protein is MGERSYHGAQACSGTNPRKCQDLGDSILLILGSFILLNVGINVVTLLWKHLKNSLRTLFRHFFPRDKQSSYAGGHPMCVRCSVDPKNPCSRVPPRFHRRPSFLLGHPNHLDSWIPDTNDEKASKCCWMSPQCGHVGAPVEVPWGLWKEGLMGAGEDPQITALKAQATFYSKPETSSKFRRMSKVDMVPLRLPQESKTKTPDHDPAQAQTHSPVQSPGHAPTKAQTFSPAHPPEPTPAQTQTHTPIYPPEHAPPQAETDSLALGPEHNSAQVCGPEHTSAYTLDLAPSQGPAQSLPPTSAPAPPPTSVPAATSAPAPTPAPVPMSATTAVPALVMALPTTPVPSTPTSSILTSIPSTLSAFSQGLSTGHVVYDARRVKQNLFHVRAPQNSGYSIKDLGTLSRLQEGHGLVSSGTAEQTLKQSSEDSAKPFTGSILGYLELGNMEWKLSNDVKDESVQPKTFPYCSFHPYSSEKQNTDSQTPVYPKFLVYSKDATPYQPCFHVPTSTQNSMSTVPPPCTLSLPLISPRSFVVHQHSNHQKPSTLVQTPKFPPTSKSPQSVLSSQGPIPPQFSTTSQTQNQPQPPELHENLGLNQDHGLQKIPGPSEDTRVPRKPELTLNPNLHMNPGFTQDPGFHKSPGLAQNPGLHKSPGFTQDPYLCKNPSLSQDSDFHKDSVITQDSCSQSLSSTQEGSFFRSPYLTQPSGLHKITPFLQTSDIQRSSGFRHDSGVCRNLEQNFYRSQELSQKTGLHSIPHPSQDSGCYKSRGNAQDPGVSRSLGFTQDSEPQKSPCFVQDPGVKQNSGLTQESGPHKNPGFVQTPGLYKDSGDYNNPGLTQDSGVYKSQDLTQDSDLHKNLGLTHVTEVKRCDVPQDAKLHRSPEHCYNPNLHKYPGVIQHPGPQKGPALTQDSGFSKTQDFIKGSGLQEDSHFVPNPVLHKNPLGTDCVQVLGPLQTPKSFISQKIPQRHDAGQHVPGASVPPSQLSSPAKAQEVYNNRQTFSEVPVLIELQPPSRRAGSQDWVYRPVDTAPAASQNYRQMSMPPQTNWKPHCPGSGTRVGHVVFDARQRQLGAGRDKCEALSPRRIHREISNNSPEMAKAFILDLSCVHDSTGC
- the SPEM2 gene encoding uncharacterized protein SPEM2, which gives rise to MENQLWSDNLGCCHQHQESTQDVEDFLLLLLGLVILVNIGINVATMMWHRLQNVLDNSICWINQKNEILQACESSPKYPPAKAKDVHIHCTLDPVEVKMARPTHCSSSSYRRPHSRSRSRSHSRRPHRHQPRRQGHSRSRPCSHQRRSKNRKQFPYSCSVFGRPRHSHKMSQLRARPSFDREDLDSYLEEDEDLAFPLPKYPRGGWGGLYQRMGLPSSVGLWGRQGGILASLPPPSLYLSPELRRLPKRVEAKSELRLQSFGPLCSPSHTWGNVEVDQWTSSPPPPRRLPPNPSWVPAGHSPYPSRGQLLYDNWDQRRRGLEASEPPSALLTRGSRPEAREHYSPQVYRRSLIGHAHGQPNRSPNPSTGHLNYSRDPHEVRRRAAEWTETLPTRHPLTTSTSLTVLGEASYQRAPAPSSALLLRSSQPLPEVQATEPPQPTFMPLSRNPGGNASYQVYDSLELKRQVQESRARANSLPPSNSASRPSLHRSRTGKIH